One window from the genome of Thermodesulfobacteriota bacterium encodes:
- a CDS encoding FAD-dependent oxidoreductase, with amino-acid sequence MTNYDYDIGIIGGGAAGLTVASGAAQLGAKTLLVEKEATLGGDCLHFGCVPSKTLIKTAHVYHLMKHGQYFGLPAFSPPPVDFRQIADRIRSVIGVIQKHDSVERFCKLGARVEFGDPEFTDEHTITLGNRSLSARAWVIATGSGPEVPSIPGLADTPYLTNRDIFSLDRLPESMIILGAGPIAIEMAQAFCRLGTRVTVVQRSGQILSKEDRDMADIVRQRLAEEGVRFQMNSAVVKVADLGHERGVVIKDEAGATISLAAKAILVALGRAPNIDGLGLDRIGVAFDRRKGIAVDAHLRASHKHIYAAGDVIGGYQFTHVAGYEGGVVLSNAVFHLPRKTDYTHVPWCTYTHPELASIGMNEKSAAQAGIEYSVWSEEFAANDRSLAEGESTGRIKLLLDRKERPIGVQLLGPQAGDLIAEWVAIMNGGVGLSKIASAIHPYPTLAEINKKVIGGVFAPKIFSDTVRKGLKFFFSFKGRACVCEDVAACNEDKIT; translated from the coding sequence ATGACGAACTATGACTATGACATCGGCATCATCGGCGGCGGCGCGGCAGGGCTTACGGTCGCCTCCGGGGCGGCGCAACTCGGTGCCAAGACCCTGCTGGTGGAGAAGGAGGCGACGCTGGGCGGCGATTGCCTCCATTTCGGCTGCGTGCCCAGCAAGACCCTGATCAAGACCGCCCATGTCTATCATCTGATGAAGCACGGGCAGTACTTCGGTCTTCCGGCCTTCTCCCCGCCGCCGGTGGATTTCCGGCAGATCGCCGACCGGATCCGTTCCGTGATCGGGGTAATCCAGAAGCACGATTCGGTGGAGCGGTTCTGCAAACTCGGGGCAAGAGTCGAGTTCGGGGATCCGGAGTTCACCGACGAGCACACCATCACCCTCGGCAATCGTTCCCTCTCCGCCCGGGCCTGGGTGATCGCCACCGGCTCCGGGCCGGAGGTTCCGTCCATCCCCGGCCTTGCGGACACACCCTATTTGACCAACCGCGATATCTTCTCCCTCGACAGGCTGCCGGAGTCTATGATCATCCTCGGCGCTGGCCCCATCGCCATTGAAATGGCCCAGGCCTTCTGCCGACTGGGGACGCGAGTGACCGTGGTGCAACGTAGCGGCCAGATCCTGAGCAAGGAAGACCGGGACATGGCGGATATCGTCAGGCAGCGCCTGGCGGAGGAAGGCGTCCGTTTTCAGATGAACTCCGCCGTCGTCAAGGTGGCGGACCTGGGCCACGAACGGGGGGTGGTGATCAAGGACGAGGCAGGCGCAACCATCAGCCTTGCGGCCAAGGCCATCCTGGTGGCCTTGGGGCGTGCCCCCAACATTGACGGACTCGGGCTCGACCGCATCGGGGTGGCTTTCGACCGCCGCAAAGGGATTGCGGTGGACGCCCATCTCCGCGCCAGCCACAAGCATATCTACGCTGCGGGCGACGTCATCGGAGGCTACCAGTTCACCCATGTGGCCGGCTATGAGGGCGGCGTGGTGTTGAGTAACGCCGTGTTTCATCTTCCCCGGAAAACCGATTACACCCATGTGCCGTGGTGCACCTATACCCATCCCGAACTGGCCAGCATCGGCATGAACGAGAAAAGCGCTGCGCAGGCCGGCATCGAATACTCGGTGTGGAGCGAGGAGTTTGCCGCCAATGACCGCTCGCTGGCCGAAGGGGAGAGCACCGGCCGCATCAAGCTGCTCCTGGACAGAAAGGAGCGGCCCATTGGCGTGCAGTTACTGGGGCCGCAGGCCGGCGATCTCATCGCTGAGTGGGTCGCCATCATGAACGGCGGCGTGGGGCTCTCCAAAATCGCCTCGGCCATTCACCCCTATCCCACCCTGGCTGAGATCAACAAGAAGGTGATCGGCGGGGTCTTTGCCCCCAAGATATTCTCGGACACGGTGCGGAAGGGCCTTAAATTTTTCTTCAGCTTCAAGGGCCGCGCCTGCGTCTGCGAGGATGTGGCGGCCTGCAACGAAGACAAGATAACTTAA
- a CDS encoding glycoside hydrolase family 15 protein yields MPRDLPLGNGRLLVCFDQGYAIRDLFYPHVGQENHLSGDFCRFGVWVDGVFHWVGPGWRRELLYEPGTMVTRVNLFHEGLGVLLTCRDAVDFHENIYLREVRVENLRPSAREIRLFFAQSFNISGNSVGDTAAFDPETGGLVHYKGSRYFLAGGMGDGGHGFSQFAVGQKNGNGKEGTYRDAEDGTLSGNPIAQGSVDSVAALHLSVAAEGRATAYFWLAAGDSWAAVRRLDQVVKHKTPQILIQRTADYWRLWANKEMPHLELLPDKVADLYHRSLLVLRTQIDWQGGIVAANDSDVIEFNRDTYSYVWPRDGALVANALDLAGYPMPAQRFYEFCGAAIEREGYFLHKYNPDGTLASSWHPWLNNGHPQLPVQEDETALVVWALWNHFVFYRDIEFIKPFYKPLIKNAADFMCRYRDEETGLPAPSYDLWEERHGILSFTVGAVFGGLTAASLFCSMFGEEERAERYRQAAAEIRDAASTHLWREDSGRFCRMVFRDQQGVLQVDETCDSSLWGLFAFGLYDPADPRIEATIKALRQTLWLNTAVGGMARYQGDPYHLKNSAYPGNPWFICTLWLADYLTCRANSEEELAKPIAILEWVADHALPSGVLAEQAHPETGEPLSVSPLTWSHATFVASTQRVLRRLTAMRSCPTCGRHSSSVRLHDEDWLAPLYAKTCDAIHGICKAR; encoded by the coding sequence ATGCCTCGCGACCTCCCCTTAGGTAATGGCCGTCTGCTCGTCTGCTTTGACCAGGGTTACGCCATCCGCGATCTCTTCTATCCCCATGTCGGCCAGGAAAACCACCTCTCCGGCGACTTCTGCCGCTTCGGGGTCTGGGTCGACGGGGTCTTCCATTGGGTCGGCCCTGGTTGGCGCCGGGAGCTCCTCTATGAACCGGGGACCATGGTGACCCGGGTCAACCTCTTCCATGAAGGGTTGGGCGTGCTGCTCACCTGCCGCGACGCAGTCGATTTCCACGAAAACATCTACCTGCGGGAGGTGCGGGTAGAAAATCTGCGCCCCTCGGCCAGGGAGATACGCCTCTTTTTTGCCCAGAGTTTCAATATCTCCGGCAACAGCGTCGGCGATACCGCAGCCTTTGACCCGGAGACCGGGGGGCTTGTTCACTACAAGGGCAGCCGGTATTTCCTCGCCGGAGGGATGGGGGACGGCGGCCACGGCTTCAGTCAGTTTGCGGTGGGGCAAAAAAACGGCAACGGCAAGGAGGGCACCTACCGGGACGCCGAAGACGGCACGCTTTCCGGAAATCCCATTGCCCAGGGGTCAGTGGATTCCGTGGCTGCCCTGCACCTTTCGGTGGCGGCCGAGGGCCGGGCCACCGCCTATTTCTGGCTTGCGGCCGGAGATTCCTGGGCTGCGGTGCGGCGGCTGGACCAGGTGGTCAAGCACAAGACGCCGCAGATCCTCATCCAGCGCACCGCCGACTATTGGCGGCTCTGGGCCAATAAAGAGATGCCGCACCTGGAGCTGTTGCCGGACAAGGTGGCGGATCTCTACCACCGCAGCCTCCTGGTTTTACGCACTCAGATCGACTGGCAAGGCGGGATTGTCGCGGCCAACGATTCGGATGTGATCGAGTTCAACCGCGATACCTATTCCTATGTCTGGCCACGGGATGGGGCCTTGGTGGCCAACGCCCTCGACCTGGCCGGCTACCCCATGCCGGCGCAGCGTTTTTATGAATTCTGCGGCGCGGCCATCGAACGGGAAGGGTATTTTCTCCACAAGTACAATCCGGACGGGACCCTGGCCTCTTCCTGGCATCCGTGGCTCAACAACGGCCATCCCCAATTGCCGGTCCAGGAGGATGAAACAGCCCTGGTGGTGTGGGCGCTCTGGAATCACTTTGTCTTCTACCGCGACATCGAGTTCATCAAGCCTTTCTATAAACCGCTGATCAAAAACGCGGCCGACTTCATGTGCCGTTACCGGGACGAGGAAACCGGACTGCCCGCCCCCTCCTACGATCTTTGGGAAGAGCGCCATGGCATCTTGAGTTTCACGGTTGGGGCCGTGTTTGGCGGCTTGACCGCCGCCTCCCTTTTTTGCAGCATGTTCGGCGAAGAAGAGCGGGCGGAACGCTATCGCCAGGCTGCCGCCGAGATCCGCGATGCGGCCAGCACCCACCTGTGGAGGGAAGATTCGGGCCGCTTCTGCCGGATGGTGTTCCGTGACCAGCAGGGTGTCTTGCAGGTTGACGAGACGTGTGACAGCAGCCTGTGGGGGTTGTTCGCCTTCGGTCTCTACGACCCGGCCGATCCGCGTATCGAGGCCACCATCAAGGCGCTCCGTCAAACCTTATGGCTCAACACCGCGGTCGGCGGCATGGCCCGTTATCAGGGAGACCCCTATCACCTAAAAAACAGCGCCTATCCTGGGAACCCTTGGTTCATCTGTACCCTCTGGCTGGCGGACTACCTGACCTGCCGGGCCAATAGCGAAGAGGAGCTTGCGAAGCCAATCGCCATCCTGGAATGGGTGGCCGATCATGCCCTTCCCTCAGGAGTGCTCGCGGAGCAGGCGCACCCGGAGACCGGCGAGCCGCTCTCGGTCTCGCCCCTCACCTGGAGTCACGCTACTTTTGTCGCCAGCACCCAGCGTGTTTTGCGGCGGCTGACCGCCATGCGCTCCTGCCCGACCTGCGGCCGCCATTCGTCTTCGGTGCGCCTGCACGATGAGGACTGGCTAGCTCCTCTGTACGCCAAGACCTGCGATGCCATCCACGGCATCTGCAAGGCGCGATAA
- a CDS encoding putative transposase, translating into MTLSTKGRLLGLDRVCEVKTPRRKLTKLAAQGKADELAARLARLQLAGREEALGFLYVDGHVRVYHGKHKLAKGYVTQRRLAMPATTDYWVNDQEGSPILVVTAPANEGLSQMLLPVLDEVRQLLGSQRRVTVVFDRGGWSLKLFRTMVDKGFDFVTYRKGTVEPIPEAHFSPQRAWLDGGWREYRLHERSVFHPTARFWLRQVSHFNHAAHQTHIVTSRQDLPATPTSASSMP; encoded by the coding sequence TTGACACTTTCGACAAAGGGGCGCCTCCTGGGGCTTGATCGGGTCTGCGAGGTCAAGACCCCGCGCCGCAAGCTCACCAAGCTGGCCGCCCAGGGGAAGGCCGACGAGCTTGCGGCCCGGCTCGCCCGGCTGCAGCTGGCCGGGCGGGAAGAGGCGCTGGGCTTTCTGTACGTCGATGGGCACGTGCGGGTCTATCACGGCAAGCACAAGCTGGCCAAGGGCTACGTCACCCAGCGGCGGCTGGCCATGCCGGCCACCACCGATTACTGGGTGAACGACCAGGAGGGGTCGCCGATCCTGGTCGTCACGGCGCCGGCCAACGAGGGCCTGAGCCAGATGCTCCTGCCTGTGCTTGACGAGGTGCGGCAACTCCTGGGCAGCCAACGACGGGTGACGGTGGTCTTCGATCGCGGCGGCTGGTCCTTGAAGCTGTTCCGGACGATGGTCGACAAGGGCTTCGATTTCGTCACCTACCGCAAGGGCACGGTGGAGCCGATTCCGGAGGCCCACTTCTCGCCGCAGCGCGCCTGGCTTGACGGGGGCTGGCGGGAGTATCGGCTGCACGAGCGGAGCGTCTTCCACCCCACGGCGAGGTTCTGGCTCCGGCAGGTCAGTCACTTCAACCATGCCGCCCACCAGACGCACATCGTGACCAGTCGCCAGGATCTGCCGGCGACACCGACCTCCGCCTCGTCTATGCCGTAA